In Halomonas alkalicola, the following proteins share a genomic window:
- a CDS encoding ABC transporter transmembrane domain-containing protein produces MSSRPDPRVLLRLLGLLVPYRWRLALAALALLAASGSVLLLGQGLRLVIDRGFMAADGDALSHTLGMMLAVVTVLAMASALRYYLVTWIGERLAADLRRRVFDHLLTLEPGFFESAQAPGQAAGEITSRLTADTSVLQSLFGSSVSLALRNLLMLIGAVALMLVTQPWLSAIVLLGIPATVLPILWFGRRVRRLSRASQDRVAELGRYADETLTGIRTVQAFTHEQLDQRDYAGRVEEAFSSAIQRTRQRAWLTGIAMLAVFAAVGIMLWQGGQAVLAGTMTAGELSAFVFYAVLAAGAVATLAEVAGDVQRAAGAAERLLELLDTRPAIAPPAHPVPLPEPLAGELRFEGVSFTYPGRKTPALAGFDLTIQPGERVALVGPSGAGKSTLLALLLRFHDPDAGTLRLDGIDLRELDPGALRSALGLVAQEPVLFTGSVADNLRYGDPEADLETLRRAARDANALAFIEALPRGFDTPLGPGGVQLSGGQRQRLAIARALLRDPRVLLLDEATSALDAESERLVQQALDRLMVGRTSLVIAHRLATVVAADRLLVLDEGRLVAAGRHSELMASSPLYRHLAELQFGRHASALVTDTTPQAHS; encoded by the coding sequence ATGAGTTCACGCCCCGACCCGCGCGTGCTGCTGCGCCTGCTGGGCCTGCTGGTCCCCTATCGATGGCGACTGGCCCTGGCGGCCCTGGCCCTGCTGGCGGCCTCGGGCAGCGTGCTGCTGCTTGGCCAGGGGCTGCGCCTGGTGATCGACCGCGGCTTCATGGCCGCCGACGGCGACGCTCTGAGCCACACCCTCGGGATGATGCTTGCCGTGGTGACGGTACTGGCCATGGCCTCGGCGCTGCGCTACTACCTGGTGACCTGGATCGGCGAGCGGCTGGCCGCCGACCTGCGCCGTCGGGTCTTCGACCACCTGCTTACCCTGGAGCCCGGCTTCTTCGAGAGCGCCCAGGCACCCGGCCAAGCCGCGGGCGAGATCACCTCGAGGCTCACCGCCGATACCAGCGTGCTGCAGAGCCTGTTCGGCTCCTCGGTCTCCCTGGCCCTGCGCAACCTGCTGATGCTCATCGGTGCCGTGGCGCTGATGCTGGTGACCCAGCCCTGGCTCTCGGCCATCGTCCTGCTAGGCATTCCCGCCACGGTGCTGCCGATCCTGTGGTTCGGGCGGCGGGTGCGGCGGCTCTCCCGCGCCAGCCAGGACCGGGTGGCGGAGCTCGGCCGCTATGCCGACGAAACGCTTACGGGCATCCGCACCGTCCAGGCATTCACCCACGAGCAGCTAGACCAGCGTGACTACGCGGGCCGCGTCGAGGAGGCCTTTTCCAGCGCCATCCAGCGCACCCGTCAGCGCGCCTGGCTGACCGGCATCGCCATGCTGGCCGTCTTCGCGGCGGTGGGCATCATGCTGTGGCAGGGCGGCCAGGCGGTGCTGGCCGGCACCATGACCGCCGGCGAGCTCTCGGCCTTCGTCTTCTATGCGGTGCTCGCGGCCGGCGCCGTGGCGACCCTGGCCGAGGTGGCCGGCGACGTGCAGCGCGCCGCGGGCGCCGCGGAGCGCCTGCTGGAGCTTCTCGATACCCGGCCGGCCATCGCGCCGCCGGCGCATCCGGTCCCACTGCCCGAGCCGCTCGCCGGCGAGCTGCGCTTCGAGGGGGTGAGCTTCACCTACCCGGGGCGGAAGACCCCAGCCCTGGCGGGGTTCGACCTGACCATCCAGCCGGGTGAGAGGGTGGCGCTGGTGGGCCCCTCCGGGGCCGGCAAGAGCACCCTGCTCGCCCTGCTGCTGCGCTTCCATGACCCCGACGCCGGCACCCTGCGCCTGGATGGCATCGACCTGCGCGAGCTGGACCCCGGCGCGCTGCGCTCGGCCCTGGGGCTGGTGGCCCAGGAGCCGGTGCTGTTCACCGGCAGCGTGGCCGACAACCTGCGCTACGGCGACCCCGAAGCGGATCTGGAGACCCTGCGCCGGGCGGCCCGGGACGCCAACGCCCTGGCCTTCATCGAGGCGCTGCCAAGGGGGTTCGACACCCCCCTCGGCCCGGGCGGGGTGCAGCTCTCCGGCGGCCAGCGCCAGCGCCTGGCCATTGCCCGGGCGCTGCTCAGGGATCCGCGGGTGCTGCTGCTGGACGAGGCCACCAGCGCCCTGGACGCCGAGAGCGAGCGGCTGGTGCAGCAGGCTCTGGACCGGCTGATGGTGGGGCGCACGAGCCTGGTGATCGCCCACCGGCTGGCGACGGTGGTGGCGGCGGACCGACTGCTGGTGCTGGACGAGGGCCGGCTGGTGGCCGCCGGCCGCCACTCGGAGCTGATGGCGTCGAGCCCGCTCTATCGCCACCTGGCGGAGCTGCAGTTCGGGCGGCATGCGTCGGCCTTGGTAACCGACACAACACCCCAGGCCCACAGCTGA
- a CDS encoding DNA polymerase II, whose translation MTHHGSARGEGITRQGFILTRHWEDTPRGTEVTLWLATDQGPLLVRLPVQTSVAFLPAEQRAQAEALLAGEPGVTLRELELRDFQHRPVLGLYCEQYRQLLRLERRLGEAGLALYEADIRPPERYLMERFITAPVEVTGKVDGQGGLAEARLRPAPAYRPRLRTVSLDIETSGRGELYSIALEGCGQRQVYMLGPANGAAGDHDFALEYCASRAELLRRLNAWFAEHDPDAIIGWNLVQFDLRVLRDHAERLGVPLRLGRGGSELEWRAHGHQPNHFFAATAGRLIIDGIEALRSATWHFPSFSLENVARELLGEGKAIDNPYQRLDEILRLFAEDKPALARYNLQDCELVTRIFARAELLDFLLERAAVTGLPADRSGGSVAAFTHLYLPRLHRLGLVAPSLGEGENAESPGGFGMDSRPGLYDSVLVLDFKSLYPSIIRSFLIDPAGLVEGLAEPSDAASVPGFRGARFSRTRHALPAIVEGVWAGREAAKRAGNAPLSQALKIIMNSFYGVLGSKGCRFFDARLASSITMRGHAIMHRTRELIEGEGYTVIYGDADSTFVWLGRPCEEAEAAAIGHRLVEQVNAWWREHLAEAYGLASALELQFETHYRRFLMPTIRGAEAGSKKRYAGLVRDKDGQERLVFKGLETVRTDWTELAKAFQQELYRRVFTGEPWREYVRGYVQAFLARARSGEFDERLVYRKRLRRRLEDYRRNVPPHVRAARLADAENDRLGRPRQYQHGGWIRYVMTLAGPEPLEAHRSPIDTDHYLTRQLQPVADAILPFVGDDFASLVDRQLGLF comes from the coding sequence TTGACGCACCATGGCAGCGCCCGGGGTGAGGGCATCACCCGCCAAGGCTTTATCCTGACCCGCCACTGGGAGGACACGCCCCGAGGCACCGAGGTCACCCTGTGGCTTGCCACCGACCAGGGGCCGCTGCTGGTGCGCCTGCCGGTTCAGACATCGGTGGCCTTCCTGCCCGCCGAGCAGCGAGCGCAGGCCGAGGCGCTGCTGGCCGGCGAGCCCGGCGTGACGCTGCGCGAGCTCGAGCTGCGCGACTTCCAACACCGCCCCGTGCTCGGCCTCTACTGCGAACAGTACCGCCAGCTGCTCCGGCTCGAGCGGCGCCTGGGGGAGGCCGGCCTGGCGCTCTACGAGGCCGATATCCGCCCACCGGAGCGCTATCTGATGGAGCGCTTTATCACCGCCCCCGTCGAGGTCACGGGCAAGGTAGATGGACAGGGCGGCCTAGCCGAGGCGCGCCTGCGCCCGGCCCCGGCCTATCGCCCGCGGCTGCGCACGGTGTCGCTGGATATCGAGACCAGCGGCCGAGGCGAGCTCTATTCCATCGCCCTTGAGGGGTGCGGCCAGCGCCAGGTCTATATGCTGGGGCCGGCCAACGGGGCGGCGGGCGATCACGACTTCGCGCTCGAGTACTGCGCGAGTCGCGCCGAGTTGCTCCGGCGCCTCAACGCCTGGTTCGCCGAGCATGACCCCGACGCCATCATCGGCTGGAACCTGGTGCAGTTCGACCTGCGGGTGCTGCGCGACCACGCCGAGCGGCTCGGCGTGCCGCTCAGGCTCGGCCGCGGGGGCAGCGAGCTCGAGTGGCGCGCCCACGGCCATCAGCCCAACCACTTCTTCGCCGCTACCGCCGGGCGGCTGATCATCGACGGCATCGAGGCGCTGCGCTCGGCCACCTGGCACTTCCCCTCCTTCAGCCTTGAGAACGTGGCCCGGGAACTGCTCGGCGAGGGCAAGGCGATCGACAACCCCTACCAGCGCCTGGACGAGATCCTGCGCCTGTTCGCCGAGGACAAGCCGGCGCTGGCCCGCTACAACCTACAGGACTGCGAGCTGGTTACGCGGATCTTCGCCAGGGCCGAACTGCTGGACTTCCTGCTCGAGCGGGCCGCGGTAACCGGCCTGCCCGCCGACCGCAGCGGCGGATCGGTGGCCGCCTTCACCCACCTCTACCTGCCGCGGCTGCATCGCCTGGGCCTGGTGGCGCCGAGCCTCGGCGAGGGAGAGAACGCCGAGAGCCCCGGCGGCTTCGGCATGGATTCCCGCCCCGGCCTCTACGATTCGGTGCTGGTGCTCGACTTCAAGAGCCTCTACCCCTCGATCATCCGCAGCTTCCTGATCGACCCGGCGGGGCTGGTGGAGGGGCTCGCCGAGCCTTCGGACGCCGCCTCGGTGCCGGGCTTTCGCGGCGCGCGCTTCTCGCGTACCCGCCACGCCCTGCCGGCCATCGTCGAGGGGGTCTGGGCCGGGCGCGAGGCCGCCAAGCGTGCCGGCAATGCGCCGCTCTCCCAGGCGCTCAAGATCATCATGAACAGCTTCTACGGGGTGCTGGGCTCCAAGGGGTGCCGCTTCTTCGATGCGCGGCTGGCCTCTTCGATCACCATGCGCGGCCACGCCATCATGCACCGCACCCGGGAGCTGATCGAGGGTGAAGGGTATACCGTTATCTACGGCGACGCCGACTCCACCTTCGTCTGGCTGGGGCGCCCCTGCGAGGAAGCGGAGGCGGCCGCGATCGGCCATCGGCTGGTGGAACAGGTCAACGCCTGGTGGCGCGAGCACCTGGCCGAGGCGTATGGCCTCGCGAGTGCCCTGGAGCTGCAGTTCGAGACCCACTATCGGCGCTTCCTGATGCCCACCATCCGCGGCGCCGAGGCGGGCAGCAAGAAGCGCTATGCGGGGCTGGTGCGGGACAAGGACGGCCAGGAGCGGCTGGTGTTCAAGGGGCTCGAGACGGTGCGCACCGACTGGACGGAGCTCGCCAAGGCGTTCCAGCAGGAGCTCTACCGGCGGGTCTTCACCGGCGAGCCCTGGCGGGAGTACGTGCGCGGCTACGTGCAGGCCTTCCTGGCGCGCGCCCGGTCGGGGGAGTTCGACGAGCGGCTGGTCTATCGCAAGCGGCTGCGCCGCCGCCTCGAAGACTACCGCCGCAACGTGCCGCCCCACGTGCGGGCGGCCAGGCTCGCCGATGCCGAGAACGACCGCCTCGGGCGGCCGCGCCAGTACCAGCACGGCGGCTGGATCCGCTACGTGATGACCCTGGCCGGTCCCGAGCCCCTGGAGGCCCACCGCTCGCCCATCGACACCGACCACTACCTGACCCGCCAGCTCCAGCCGGTGGCCGACGCCATCCTGCCCTTCGTGGGCGACGACTTCGCCAGCCTGGTCGACCGTCAGCTGGGGCTTTTCTGA
- a CDS encoding DUF1294 domain-containing protein yields the protein MTWLIGLYLPASLAAAALYGIDKAAARCDRRRVPESTLHLVALAGGWPGALLARRAFRHKTRKQPFGAILWGCVALNVGLVAWLATAEATLGLRRLAGLE from the coding sequence ATGACCTGGCTGATCGGCCTCTACCTGCCGGCGAGCCTGGCGGCCGCGGCCCTCTACGGCATCGACAAGGCCGCGGCTCGTTGCGATCGCCGCCGCGTCCCCGAGTCGACCCTGCATCTGGTGGCTCTGGCGGGGGGCTGGCCCGGGGCGCTGCTGGCCCGGCGCGCCTTCCGCCACAAGACCCGCAAGCAGCCCTTCGGCGCCATCCTCTGGGGCTGCGTGGCGCTCAATGTCGGCCTGGTGGCGTGGCTGGCCACGGCAGAGGCCACCCTGGGCCTGCGCCGGCTGGCGGGTCTGGAGTAG
- a CDS encoding metallophosphoesterase, with product MRLRVLSDLHLEHFDTARELPEVNADAVILAGDIHSGTRGLAWAAECFAGTPILYVPGNHEFYGTCMPALRRELATEAARLGIHLLDNHTLTLGGVCFHGTTLWTDFALHAGQPDHDPALTEARALALMPDFRIIEQPEGEVFTPAESRRLHAEALAWLEAELVEPFSGPRVVISHHAPPAEGIPPRYRGDALSPAFASHLPRLMGRMDLWVHGHVHEPVDLEVSGTRIVANPGGYPDEFNPPLFTSDLIIEVPAK from the coding sequence AGGGAGCTGCCGGAGGTCAACGCCGATGCGGTAATCCTGGCCGGTGACATTCACTCTGGCACCCGTGGGCTCGCCTGGGCAGCAGAGTGCTTCGCCGGTACGCCGATCCTCTATGTACCCGGCAACCACGAATTCTACGGCACCTGCATGCCGGCCCTGCGCCGTGAACTGGCTACCGAAGCCGCTCGGCTGGGCATCCATCTGCTGGACAATCACACCCTGACCCTCGGCGGTGTATGTTTCCACGGCACGACCCTATGGACCGATTTCGCCCTCCATGCCGGCCAGCCCGATCACGACCCGGCGCTGACCGAGGCCAGGGCGCTGGCCCTGATGCCGGATTTCCGCATCATCGAGCAGCCGGAAGGGGAGGTCTTCACCCCGGCCGAGAGCCGCCGCCTGCATGCCGAGGCGCTGGCCTGGCTGGAGGCGGAGCTTGTGGAGCCGTTCAGCGGTCCCCGGGTGGTGATTAGCCACCATGCCCCCCCGGCCGAGGGTATTCCGCCGCGCTACCGCGGTGATGCCCTGTCGCCGGCCTTCGCCTCCCATCTGCCGCGGCTGATGGGCCGCATGGACCTGTGGGTCCACGGCCATGTGCATGAGCCGGTAGACCTGGAAGTGTCGGGAACGCGTATTGTCGCCAACCCTGGCGGGTATCCCGACGAGTTCAACCCACCGTTGTTCACATCGGATCTGATCATCGAGGTGCCGGCCAAATGA